Proteins from a genomic interval of Medicago truncatula cultivar Jemalong A17 chromosome 3, MtrunA17r5.0-ANR, whole genome shotgun sequence:
- the LOC11413103 gene encoding GATA transcription factor 7: MEFAVAKALKPSLRSEFVFQQTLGEELFSFTANTVVAGEDFSVDDLLDFSHGGDILHHDGDEQEKESSLSPSSQSLSEDNNSNSTGASFDSSIFSTELLVPDDDVAGLEWVSHFVDDSLPELSLLYPVQIQTNACPKQHETQHGKTLRFSTEKMKITTKTRTVKNRKPNPRVWAQRPFFPSPSVVFGAPPAKKQKKKPEAQVVGHEAQEEGQLQRRCSHCQVQKTPQWRTGPMGAKTLCNACGVRYKSGRLFSEYRPACSPTFSSEIHSNSHRKVLEMRKRKGMVGPEPGLPTQTQMVTTC; this comes from the exons ATGGAGTTTGCAGTAGCAAAAGCTTTGAAACCGAGTTTAAGAAGCGAGTTTGTTTTTCAACAAACTCTCGGCGAGGAACTTTTTAGCTTCACTGCCAACACGGTGGTTGCCGGTGAAGATTTCTCCGTTGACGACCTCCTTGACTTCTCTCACGGCGGTGATATTCTTCACCACGACGGAGATGAACAAGAGAAAGAGAGTAGTTTATCTCCTTCTTCTCAATCACTCTCAGAAGATAACAACTCAAATTCCACCGGCGCTTCCTTTGattcttccattttctcaacCGAATTACTCGTTCCC GATGATGACGTGGCAGGCCTGGAATGGGTTTCACATTTCGTAGATGATTCTCTCCCAGAACTATCTCTTCTCTACCCGGTTCAAATTCAAACCAACGCGTGTCCTAAACAACATGAAACTCAGCATGGAAAAACTTTACGTTTTTCAactgaaaaaatgaaaattaccaCCAAGACCAGAACCGTGAAGAATAGAAAACCCAACCCTCGCGTTTGGGCTCAGCGCCCGTTTTTTCCGTCGCCGTCTGTTGTTTTTGGTGCACCACCAGCGAAGAAACAGAAGAAAAAGCCCGAGGCTCAAGTTGTTGGGCATGAGGCCCAAGAAGAGGGCCAGTTACAACGACGGTGTAGTCATTGCCAGGTGCAGAAGACGCCGCAGTGGAGAACCGGTCCGATGGGTGCTAAAACCCTTTGTAACGCGTGTGGGGTTCGATATAAATCCGGTCGGCTTTTTTCGGAGTATAGACCGGCTTGTAGCCCAACTTTCAGCAGTGAAATTCATTCCAATAGCCACCGTAAAGTGTTGGAGATGAGGAAGAGGAAAGGAATGGTTGGACCGGAACCCGGTTTACCGACTCAGACCCAAATGGTTACCACTTGCTGA